From the Flavobacteriales bacterium genome, one window contains:
- a CDS encoding polyphosphate polymerase domain-containing protein yields MKAINNILSSFEPISLNQMDEVKLMNRTDTKFVFEYSLLEKVMQEIKAHYYVLDIDGVRLNAYRSLYFDTEDFKFYFEHHNGKKNRNKVRYREYIDSGLCFLEVKKKNNKGKTIKKRIKVAKILDSLTEEGNRFVHQIMGRDDALVPKHWNKFSRITLVNKRIKERLTIDVDITFEAEERHSELDNMVIAEVKQEKVNYASTFMRVIKKHGVRPFRISKYCMATASLFPILKNNNFKPKFLKINKLQDD; encoded by the coding sequence TTGAAAGCAATCAATAACATACTATCTTCTTTCGAGCCCATTTCACTCAACCAAATGGATGAGGTCAAGCTAATGAATCGAACGGATACTAAATTTGTATTCGAATACAGTTTATTGGAAAAGGTCATGCAAGAAATTAAAGCCCATTACTATGTGCTTGATATAGATGGTGTTCGCCTAAATGCTTACCGTTCCTTATATTTTGATACTGAAGACTTCAAGTTTTATTTTGAACACCACAACGGTAAAAAAAACAGAAATAAAGTTCGTTATAGAGAATACATAGACTCTGGACTATGTTTTTTAGAAGTAAAGAAAAAAAACAACAAGGGTAAGACAATTAAGAAACGTATCAAAGTCGCTAAAATACTAGATAGCTTGACAGAGGAAGGCAATCGTTTCGTTCATCAAATAATGGGTAGAGACGATGCATTAGTACCTAAGCATTGGAATAAATTCAGTCGCATAACCTTAGTCAACAAGCGTATCAAGGAAAGACTAACCATAGATGTAGACATTACTTTTGAGGCAGAGGAAAGACATAGCGAATTAGACAATATGGTTATTGCTGAGGTTAAGCAAGAAAAAGTAAACTACGCTTCAACTTTTATGCGTGTTATTAAAAAGCACGGAGTAAGACCATTTAGAATTAGTAAATACTGTATGGCAACGGCCAGTCTTTTTCCTATTTTAAAAAATAATAACTTTAAACCCAAATTCTTAAAAATAAATAAACTTCAAGATGATTAA
- a CDS encoding CotH kinase family protein, with translation MKSILIIFTTIVLATTLNAQSLFEMDNIATIEIYFPQDNWNQLMIDNYDTEEYLIADSVIFNGSMKDSVGVKYKGNSTFSESNDKNPLNISIDYIKSNQDYQGHETIKLSSGQKDPSFLREALSYEIARKYMQAPRSNYSKVYINGSYHGLYTNSESINSDFQNNYLYSDKNNTRIKCNPQNVNNGGSSLEYLGADSASYYDFYEMKSDASWQDLIDLTNAIQNSVNTIENSFDIDRAIWMSAFNNVLVNLDSYSGPFRQNYYLIKDDNNRMNTIIWDLNECLGGFKMVNQGPGGGGQTDLTQLDPMLREGDDNWPLLNLIFSNSTYRKMYVAHMRTILNENFANGWYAERGLELQNLIKADVQADPNTSYNYDDFIANLNNDVDVGGGGPGGGIVNGITNLMNSRSEFLSTHNELTKTPPTISTISTTPSVVPSYSTANLIVNVEDASYVFLAYRFRPQDRFVKVQMLDDGNHNDGAANDGTYGVSVDVEALDMQYYIYAENSEAGIFSPERAEHEYHNLPIVGSLVINEFMASNVSSVQDTSSGFVQYDDWVELYNGGDIAINLGGYHLSDNENVLDKWTFPDVEIQADDYLIVWLDKDDAASSGIHTSFQLAADGEELFLSTANNFIIDALFYNSLPSDLGYARVPNGKGPFVVQTHTFNANNGLGTSIVENVNSQLHLYPNPTSDNLTIQIPFAQRIKAYDLLGKEHLNLSNIQGSANVNVSSWPKGIYIFLIDNESRKITIQ, from the coding sequence ACTACAATTGTTTTAGCAACAACCCTCAACGCCCAAAGCCTTTTCGAAATGGATAATATAGCCACTATAGAAATCTATTTTCCCCAAGACAATTGGAATCAGTTGATGATTGATAATTATGATACAGAAGAATATCTAATAGCAGATTCAGTAATTTTTAATGGCTCTATGAAAGATAGTGTAGGGGTTAAGTATAAAGGTAATAGTACCTTTTCAGAAAGTAACGATAAAAACCCACTAAACATTTCTATTGATTATATCAAGTCCAATCAAGACTATCAAGGTCATGAAACAATTAAACTTTCTAGCGGACAAAAAGACCCTTCATTTTTAAGAGAAGCCTTATCTTATGAAATAGCTAGAAAATACATGCAAGCACCACGTTCTAACTATTCTAAAGTGTATATCAACGGTTCATATCATGGTTTGTATACCAATTCAGAATCTATAAATTCCGATTTTCAAAACAATTACCTTTATTCTGATAAAAATAATACCCGCATAAAATGTAACCCTCAAAATGTAAATAATGGAGGTTCATCTTTAGAGTATTTAGGTGCAGACTCTGCTTCTTATTACGACTTTTACGAAATGAAATCTGATGCAAGTTGGCAAGATCTTATTGACTTAACCAATGCCATTCAGAATTCAGTCAATACCATTGAAAATAGTTTTGATATAGATAGAGCTATTTGGATGTCGGCGTTTAACAATGTTCTTGTAAATCTTGATAGTTATAGCGGTCCTTTTCGTCAAAACTATTACCTCATAAAAGATGATAATAATAGAATGAATACTATAATTTGGGACTTAAACGAGTGTCTAGGTGGCTTTAAAATGGTCAATCAAGGACCGGGAGGGGGTGGCCAAACCGATCTTACTCAGCTTGATCCAATGCTAAGAGAAGGAGATGATAATTGGCCGTTATTGAATTTAATTTTTAGCAATTCAACCTATAGAAAAATGTATGTTGCTCACATGCGTACCATACTTAACGAAAACTTCGCCAACGGTTGGTATGCTGAAAGAGGCCTCGAATTGCAAAACCTAATAAAAGCAGATGTACAAGCCGACCCCAATACGTCTTATAATTACGATGATTTTATTGCTAACCTCAACAATGACGTAGACGTAGGCGGTGGAGGCCCAGGTGGAGGAATTGTGAATGGTATAACTAATCTGATGAACTCTCGTTCAGAGTTTTTATCTACACATAATGAGCTAACCAAAACGCCGCCAACAATTAGTACCATAAGTACAACACCTAGCGTAGTACCCAGTTATTCTACAGCAAACTTAATTGTCAATGTAGAGGATGCCTCTTACGTATTTCTAGCTTATCGTTTCAGACCACAAGATAGATTTGTAAAAGTACAAATGTTAGATGATGGCAATCACAATGATGGAGCAGCCAATGACGGCACATATGGTGTATCTGTTGATGTGGAAGCTTTAGATATGCAGTATTATATCTATGCTGAAAATAGCGAAGCAGGGATTTTCTCTCCAGAAAGGGCAGAGCACGAATACCACAACCTTCCAATTGTAGGAAGCCTTGTTATCAATGAGTTTATGGCATCTAATGTATCATCAGTTCAAGATACATCTTCGGGTTTCGTGCAATATGACGATTGGGTAGAACTTTATAACGGCGGTGATATAGCTATTAATTTAGGAGGCTATCATTTATCAGATAATGAAAACGTTTTAGACAAATGGACTTTCCCAGATGTAGAAATACAAGCCGATGATTATTTAATTGTATGGCTAGACAAAGACGATGCCGCTAGTAGTGGCATACATACCAGCTTTCAGTTAGCTGCCGATGGCGAAGAACTTTTTCTATCAACAGCCAACAATTTTATAATAGACGCTTTATTTTACAATTCTTTACCTTCAGATTTAGGGTATGCCAGAGTGCCCAATGGTAAAGGCCCTTTTGTTGTACAAACTCATACCTTTAACGCCAACAACGGTTTAGGAACATCAATAGTAGAAAACGTTAATAGTCAATTACACTTATATCCCAACCCCACCAGTGATAATCTAACTATTCAAATTCCATTTGCACAGCGTATAAAAGCCTACGACCTTTTAGGAAAAGAACATCTAAACCTTAGTAATATTCAAGGAAGTGCTAACGTTAATGTATCTTCTTGGCCAAAGGGCATTTATATATTTCTAATTGATAACGAAAGTCGAAAAATAACTATTCAATAA
- a CDS encoding DUF4956 domain-containing protein, protein MINDLLFILADVEIFGSDFFDKNDFIELLVRSVFNFLIVGYIVRYLYYPVTKNKDYLFTYLLISVTVFFLCFLLENVKLELGFALGLFAIFGIIRYRTDAIPIKEMTYLFIVIGISVMNALVNKKISHAEVLFTNVMFITITYALEKVWLLKHESRKNITFEKIELILPERKEELMADLKERTGLNITRVEIRNVDFLRDTANLRIFYFEDEQK, encoded by the coding sequence ATGATTAACGACTTACTATTTATACTGGCAGATGTTGAGATTTTCGGCTCTGATTTTTTTGATAAAAATGACTTTATTGAGTTATTGGTACGTTCAGTCTTTAACTTTTTAATCGTTGGATATATCGTTAGATACCTATACTATCCTGTTACCAAAAACAAAGATTACCTTTTTACCTATCTACTTATCAGTGTAACGGTTTTCTTCCTTTGTTTTTTACTAGAAAACGTTAAGCTAGAGCTAGGATTTGCTCTTGGTCTTTTCGCCATTTTTGGTATTATTCGCTACCGTACCGATGCCATACCGATAAAAGAAATGACCTACTTATTCATTGTCATAGGCATTTCAGTTATGAATGCTTTAGTAAACAAAAAAATTAGCCACGCTGAGGTACTTTTTACCAACGTGATGTTCATTACTATAACCTATGCTTTAGAGAAAGTATGGCTGTTAAAACATGAATCTAGAAAAAACATAACCTTTGAGAAGATTGAACTTATTCTACCTGAAAGAAAAGAAGAGTTAATGGCGGACTTGAAAGAAAGAACAGGGCTTAATATTACACGAGTAGAAATTCGTAATGTTGACTTTTTAAGAGATACGGCTAATCTAAGAATATTCTATTTTGAAGATGAACAAAAGTAA